The following proteins come from a genomic window of Crassostrea angulata isolate pt1a10 chromosome 1, ASM2561291v2, whole genome shotgun sequence:
- the LOC128156575 gene encoding complement C1q-like protein 3 isoform X2, whose product MKLVISPPCQTSKTSVGFTVGVTRRSTTWAGDILVFPHIVTNNGNGYNPSTGKFTAPTDGTYVFFVTVNTNGSNYIYLDIVLNGSKKVRTMSFDSAAYSTGTNMAVLQLVKGDSVWVRRNGGRSYYTESVPITTFSGFHLSNNWLLQT is encoded by the exons atgaaactgGTGATTTCGCCCCCTTGTCAAA cttcaaagacaagtgtgggcTTCACAGTCGGGGTGACTAGACGGTCTACCACCTGGGCAGGAGACATCTTGGTGTTCCCTCACATTGTCACCAATAATGGAAACGGATACAATCCCAGCACGGGGAAATTCACCGCCCCCACGGACGGGACTTACGTCTTCTTTGTTACTGTTAATACGAACGGCAGTAATTATATATATCTAGATATTGTTCTGAATGGTTCAAAGAAAGTCAGAACAATGTCTTTCGATTCTGCTGCCTACTCCACGGGAACAAACATGGCGGTACTTCAGTTGGTCAAAGGGGACTCTGTTTGGGTCAGGCGGAACGGAGGAAGGAGTTATTACACAGAAAGCGTGCCCATAACGACCTTCTCTGGTTTTCATCTTAGTAATAACTGGCTTTTGCAAACCTGA
- the LOC128156575 gene encoding uncharacterized protein LOC128156575 isoform X1 has translation MPLYIIIWCLCVIPTSGFSRLTDTKTQNVTLRDEAVATKTDVFKILLNQETLIRVSLVKDVQILMKEMIEIKEKMTTSDKRLHDAEKEISSLKIDIHSLKTENQRLKEQAVKYQENFKFIGQNFSEIKQNFTSTSFRRVQYETTVNKKIEEFEKNTPMVLYSIKTEVGNLSVKLLDLNKHTTELNMSVSKMIESKLTEYSVSVNKSVSEINHKLLSSKDFHTQMVYNLSAVENDLTNIRKMISASKTSVGFTVGVTRRSTTWAGDILVFPHIVTNNGNGYNPSTGKFTAPTDGTYVFFVTVNTNGSNYIYLDIVLNGSKKVRTMSFDSAAYSTGTNMAVLQLVKGDSVWVRRNGGRSYYTESVPITTFSGFHLSNNWLLQT, from the exons ATGCCACTGTACATCATCATCTGGTGTCTTTGTGTAATTCCAACGAGTGGATTCTCTCGTCTTACTGACACTAAAACTCAGAATGTCACCTTACGGGATGAAGCAGTAGCAACAAAGACCGacgttttcaaaattttgttgaaCCAGGAGACTCTGATAAGAGTGTCTCTGGTAAAGGACGTCCAAATTCTCATGAAGGAAATgatagaaataaaagaaaagatgacaACCAGCGATAAACGACTCCATGATGCAGAGAAAGAAATTTCAAGCCTGAAAATTGATATACATTCATTGAAAACTGAGAACCAGAGGTTAAAAGAACAAGCCGTGAAATATcaagaaaatttcaagtttatcGGTCAAAATTTCAGTGAAATTAAGCAGAACTTTACAAGTACTTCATTTCGCCGTGTACAGTACGAGACGACcgtgaataaaaaaattgaagaatttgagaaaaataCACCTATGGTTCTATATTCAATTAAAACAGAGGTTGGCAACCTCTCTGTGAAGTTACTAGATTTGAATAAACATACCACGGAACTAAACATGTCTGTTTCAAAAATGATAGAGAGCAAACTAACAGAGTATTCTGTCAGCGTAAATAAATCTGTCAGTGAAATAAACCACAAGCTGCTCTCTTCAAAGGACTTTCATACACAAATGGTATACAACTTGTCTGCTGTGGAAAATGACCTAACAAACATCAGAAAAATGATATCAg cttcaaagacaagtgtgggcTTCACAGTCGGGGTGACTAGACGGTCTACCACCTGGGCAGGAGACATCTTGGTGTTCCCTCACATTGTCACCAATAATGGAAACGGATACAATCCCAGCACGGGGAAATTCACCGCCCCCACGGACGGGACTTACGTCTTCTTTGTTACTGTTAATACGAACGGCAGTAATTATATATATCTAGATATTGTTCTGAATGGTTCAAAGAAAGTCAGAACAATGTCTTTCGATTCTGCTGCCTACTCCACGGGAACAAACATGGCGGTACTTCAGTTGGTCAAAGGGGACTCTGTTTGGGTCAGGCGGAACGGAGGAAGGAGTTATTACACAGAAAGCGTGCCCATAACGACCTTCTCTGGTTTTCATCTTAGTAATAACTGGCTTTTGCAAACCTGA